The Pelodiscus sinensis isolate JC-2024 chromosome 30, ASM4963464v1, whole genome shotgun sequence genome has a window encoding:
- the LOC142821230 gene encoding olfactory receptor 10D3-like, translating to MGLENRTQVTHFILLGIPYTEGFETILFFTFLAFYLCTLLGNLLIFSAVLADRRLHTPMYFFLCNLAVLDIGISSLSIPKLLASLWFQDKVISLGGCMAQVFTAHFLGSTECLLYTVMAFDRYVAICHPLRYLLIMNRRVCALLAASNWIASSFHATIVTSLTFTLPYCGSNVVDYYFCDIFTVANLACGDKYILETVVFTNTGVVPMTCFVLILASYVRIVFCILKMNAGEGRRKATSTCASHLVVVTMFFGPSALIYTQPQLSKVLVTPVNIFGNLVTPMVNPAIYTLRNKEVKEALRKLRGGSDTCTLMCSRCRSSM from the coding sequence ATGGGGCTGGAGAACCGCACCCAGGTGACTCATTTCATCCTCTTAGGGATCCCCTACACTGAGGGCTTCGAGACCATCCTCTTCTTCACCTTCTTAGCCTTCTACCTCTGCACCCTGCTGGGCAACCTGCTCATCTTCTCAGCCGTCCTTGCCGACCGCcgcctgcacacccccatgtacttcttcctctgcAACCTGGCCGTGCTGGACATTGGCATCTCTTCCCTCAGCATCCCCAAATTGCTGGCCAGCCTCTGGTTCCAGGATAAGGTCATCTCGCTGGGCGGGTGCATGGCCCAGGTCTTCACTGCTCACTTCCTGGGTAGCACGGAGTGCCTGCTGTACACTGTCATGGCCTTTGATcggtacgtggccatctgccacccgctgCGCTACCTGCTCATCATGAACCGCCGGGTGTGCgccctcctggctgccagcaaCTGGATCGCCAGCTCCTTCCACGCCACCATCGTCACCAGCCTGACCTTCACGCTGCCCTACTGCGGGTCCAACGTGGTGGACTATTACTTCTGTGACATCTTCACTGTGGCCAACCTGGCCTGCGGGGACAAGTACATCTTGGAGACCGTGGTCTTCACCAACACTGGGGTGGTGCCCATGACCTGCTTCGTCCTCATCCTCGCCTCCTACGTCAGGATCGTCTTCTGCATCCTGAAGATGAACGCGGGTGAAGGGCGGCGCAAAGCGACCTCCACTTGCGCCTCCCATCTGGTGGTGGTGACCATGTTCTTCGGGCCCTCCGCTTTGATCTACACTCAGCCACAGCTGAGCAAAGTGCTGGTGACCCCTGTGAACATTTTTGGCAACCTGGTCACGCCCATGGTGAACCCGGCCATCTACACGCTGCGCAACAAGGAGGTGAAAGAGGCTCTGAGAAAACTGCGAGGGGGGTCAGACACCTGCACGTTGATGTGCAGCAGATGCAGGAGCAGCATGTGA